A single region of the Populus nigra chromosome 2, ddPopNigr1.1, whole genome shotgun sequence genome encodes:
- the LOC133682528 gene encoding growth-regulating factor 9: protein MEKRVSEESAPSMKLSLGIGAGDHGDDDQDDRHVFPQLTETQLHELKQQALIFKYIVAGLRVPPDLVVPIWHSVASSSLGSFSGADIYRQFPSFVGLSPQGFDYRQMMDPEPGRCRRTDGKKWRCSKDVVAGQKYCERHMHRGRQRSRKLVEASQTAAASEKPSPHNSSKNSDNPTTHSSNLAKVSSQIKAPPLNNTPTILTTCTTSCNSDIEITGVSLATTANSDCKNPFTTMTTSIVTGYKNTATMIASAVHADITATGNDYKSSINLKRHYIDDRNSNCSNSVTYKGIIDRNCSNKKIKNAGSNISQGLNFSPKSVLQVQGCGASHIYMNDVELELGRCRRTDGKKWRCRRDVVANQKYCEMHMHRGSKQHLEASKPAAIPATMPFVPGNVYSYPATNLPSKADHRSLNTDLCISIPTSPQLIMTNDDTRTISNSSDTTISDTMVGTYQNKNLSS, encoded by the exons ATGGAGAAAAGAGTATCTGAAGAATCAGCGCCGTCGATGAAACTGTCTCTTGGGATTGGTGCTGGTGATCACGGTGATGATGATCAAGATGATAGACACGTGTTCCCACAGTTAACAGAGACTCAGTTGCATGAGCTTAAACAGCAAGCTTTGATATTCAAGTACATAGTAGCTGGTCTTCGGGTGCCTCCTGATCTTGTAGTTCCCATTTGGCATAGTGTTGCTAGCAGCTCTCTTGGTTCATTTAGCGGTGCTGATATTTATAGGCAATTCCCAAGCT TTGTGGGATTAAGTCCTCAGGGATTTGATTATAGACAAATGATGGATCCAGAACCTGGGAGATGTAGAAGAACTGATGGGAAGAAATGGAGGTGTAGCAAGGATGTAGTTGCTGGTCAGAAGTATTGTGAACGCCATATGCATAGAGGCCGTCAACGTTCAAGAAAGCTTGTGGAAGCTTCTCAAACTGCTGCTGCTTCTGAAAAACCATCACCTCACAATTCAAGCAAGAATTCAGACAATCCAACCACTCATTCTTCTAATTTAGCCAAAGTAAGTTCACAGATAAAAGCCCCACCTCTTAATAATACCCCCACCATTTTAACCACTTGCACCACAAGTTGCAATTCTGACATTGAAATCACTGGCGTGAGCTTGGCCACTACTGCTAATTCTGACTGCAAAAACCCCTTTACAACCATGACTACTAGCATTGTTACCGGCTACAAGAACACTGCAACTATGATCGCTAGTGCTGTTCACGCTGACATTACAGCCACTGGTAACGACTACAAGAGTAGCATCAACTTAAAGAGACACTACATTGATGACAGAAACAGTAATTGCAGCAACTCTGTTACTTACAAGGGTATAATCGACAGAAACTgcagcaacaaaaaaataaaaaatgctggTAGCAATATATCTCAAGGATTGAACTTCTCCCCGAAGAGTGTTCTTCAAG TTCAAGGTTGCGGCGCCTCACACATTTACATGAATGATGTGGAACTTGAACTGGGAAGGTGTAGAAGAACAGATGGAAAGAAGTGGCGATGCCGCAGGGATGTTGTAGCTAATCAGAAGTATTGCGAGATGCACATGCACCGAGGTTCTAAGCAGCACTTGGAAGCGTCCAAACCTGCTGCAATTCCCGCTACCATGCCATTTGTCCCTGGGAATGTTTATTCATATCCTGCAACGAACTTGCCAAGTAAAGCAGATCACAGAAGCTTAAACACCGATCTCTGTATTTCAATCCCAACAAGTCCTCAACTGATCATGACCAATGATGATACAAGAACTATCAGCAATAGCAGTGACACTACCATAAGCGACACCATGGTTGGTacctatcaaaacaaaaaccttTCTTCTTAG
- the LOC133682428 gene encoding fasciclin-like arabinogalactan protein 10 — translation MATLQYSLLLSFTLSALVSTILAHNITDILSGFPEYSEFNKYLTQTKLADEINTRQTITVLALNNGAMTALAAKHPLSVIKNALSLLVVLDYYDPTKLHKISKGTTLSTTLYQTTGNAPGNLGFVNITDLQGGKVGFGSAAPGSKLDSSYTKSVKQVPYNISILEISQPIIAPGILTAPAPTPSSVNITALLEKAGCKTFASLLQTSGVIKTYQSAADKGLTIFAPNDEAFKAAGVPDLSKLTNAEIVSLLQYHATATYSPFGSLKTSKDPISTLASNGAGKFDLTVTSAGDSVTLHTGIGPSRVAETVLDSTPLVIFTVDNVLLPVELFGKAPSPAPAGEPVSAPSPSPSPVASSPAPASVEAPSPLAASPPAPPVETPGGAPADAPFGSENSTADGSAAVHVSVPVQVTVFATVICSILMS, via the coding sequence ATGGCTACGTTACAGTACTCTCTCCTTCTTTCCTTCACACTATCAGCACTCGTCTCCACCATCTTAGCCCACAACATAACCGACATTCTCTCAGGCTTCCCGGAATACTCCGAGTTCAACAAGTACCTTACCCAAACAAAACTAGCCGATGAAATCAACACTCGCCAGACAATAACTGTCTTGGCTCTCAACAATGGGGCTATGACTGCTCTTGCAGCCAAACATCCACTTTCAGTCATCAAGAACGCCCTTAGTCTTCTTGTTGTCCTTGATTACTATGACCCAACTAAACTCCATAAGATCTCCAAAGGCACCACGTTATCCACCACTCTCTACCAAACTACTGGAAATGCCCCTGGTAACCTCGGATTCGTCAACATTACAGATCTCCAAGGTGGTAAAGTCGGCTTCGGCTCCGCTGCTCCCGGCTCGAAACTTGATTCCTCTTACACCAAATCTGTGAAGCAAGTCCCTTATAATATTTCGATTCTTGAAATCAGCCAGCCGATTATAGCTCCAGGGATTTTAACAGCTCCGGCTCCAACaccttcaagtgtgaacatTACGGCGTTACTCGAAAAGGCTGGATGCAAAACATTTGCGAGTTTGTTACAAACTAGCGGTGTCATTAAAACGTATCAGTCAGCGGCGGATAAAGGTTTAACTATTTTTGCTCCAAACGACGAGGCGTTCAAGGCTGCTGGAGTACCTGATCTGAGCAAGCTCACCAATGCTGAAATAGTCTCGCTCTTACAGTACCATGCCACGGCTACTTACAGTCCGTTTGGGAGTTTGAAAACTAGCAAAGACCCGATCTCTACGTTGGCTAGTAACGGTGCAGGTAAGTTCGATCTGACGGTTACAAGTGCGGGTGACTCGGTGACTCTACACACTGGAATCGGTCCGTCGCGAGTTGCTGAAACGGTCCTTGACTCAACACCGCTTGTGATTTTCACTGTTGATAATGTGCTGCTACCGGTTGAGTTGTTCGGGAAAGCTCCGTCTCCAGCCCCGGCAGGGGAACCGGTGAGTGCACCGAGTCCGAGTCCGAGTCCGGTTGCATCGAGTCCAGCTCCGGCTAGTGTTGAGGCTCCATCTCCTCTCGCTGCTTCACCCCCTGCTCCGCCTGTGGAGACGCCTGGTGGTGCCCCAGCTGACGCGCCGTTTGGATCCGAGAATAGCACGGCGGATGGTAGTGCTGCTGTTCACGTGAGTGTACCTGTTCAGGTCACTGTCTTTGCCACTGTAATTTGTTCGATTCTCATGTCCTGA